The genome window AGGGGCCCAGAGCGGGGAGGTAGGTAGAGCTCAGGGTTGGAGATGCTGGTGGGTGAGTGTCACAGGGGAGGTGGTCCGGGCAGCTCTGGCACACTCTGAACAACAGGAGGAAAGTTTGCAGCTTGGTGTAGGATGAGGCCAGTGGTCCAGGAGTAATTGCCGCCTCCACCCTACCTTAGCTGGGCCCTGGGCACAGGAGCCCTTGGGTGTGGTCTTTCGTTCAACAAAGACTAACTTAGGCTTCCCTCTCTTGGGCTAGTCCCTGGACCTGGCAAGTGGACAGTTAGTTGATGGCTCTGGTCACTGGACTCAGAGTTCTTCAGTGCCTGCCTGATGGAGGGCACCCTCCACCAAAACGGTCCAACTTCCATCCTCCACCAGAACAGTCCAGCCGAGGGCCACAGGCTCAGGAGCTGCTCAGGAGTAGTTCTGTAAACTGCCCTAGATCAACGCATGGCTGTGCTATCTCTGCCATAGATGTTTCTACCCTGatcattttttccttctgctggGCTCACAAAtgttgtgtggggaatagggtcTTTGACTCCACCATTATCCCTGGAGGAGTGTGTGGGCCAACGTGAGAGTGTGTGTATTTGTGCGGCACAGTCATAGATATGTAGGCCTTTCAGAGATGCAGGAACCCCAGGGGCTGGCTTTATTCAGAGTTCACTTACTAAGCAACGATGATTGCTTACTTACATCCTGATAATTAATTTTACTGGAAAGATAATCCCTAAAATTGTGTCAAGATGGCAAGAGTTTTATGTATGCTTACTCTTTTTGACCTAGAAATCCCACCTCCATTAGAATCTACTCTAGGAAAATAATCAGAAACATAGATAAGGGTTTAtgcctatgttcattgcagcattatgtaTATTTATGAAAAATTGCAGTCGATCTAAATACTGAGATAGtatgaattataattttaaagaccTAGAGAAATGCTCATAATATAATGTTAAGAAATAAAGAGTGATCACCAGATGGTTCCAACTAAGTAAATGTTttcagggaaaaaacaaaacctggaaGGAAATGTACTAGCATGTTGGCAGTGGCCGTTGCCACACTGTGGGATggttattaaataattattctaTCCTTTATACTCCTCTGTGTTATCTCATGTTGTCCATAATGAGCATAAACTGAATCAATCTAGGAAacgtaatttttttctcaaaggacactttcatataaaaatatacaaaaattctcagagctgagtgccaggcactgtgttaactACTTATGTGTAATATTTAACCCTCCTCCAAAACAGCAACCCTATAAGTGAAGGAGAAAATATTACTAGCTTCATAGCTGTATTACGTGTACAGATGAAATACTAAGAGTTAGGGCGTCAGTGACTTTCCCTAGGATACAAAGTAGATGATGGAGCCAGGCTGGAGCCCACACAGACTCAGCTCAGTGCTTGCTCTCTCAAGGTTCTGCACCTCCATATATGTTCCCAAGCCACTAGCTGACGTTTAGGTGTGGGTCCCTCTGAATTTCATCCTAGTGTCTTATCATCCTAGAGATCCAACTTCCAAAAGTGTGGACGGACTACATTGTAATGCTTTCAGTTCACGTCTCTGAATACCCTTGTACACATTTTTATGGAACAGAGAGGTCACCACTGGAGACTAAAGGCAGGACTGCAGAGTAACTCAATGGAATGTGTTGGATAGACAAGTAGATTTGTGTTAAAGGTAAAAGCTGTCCACCGCAGAGTGATGGCGGAAGATGCTGGTGAAATTTCTCCAATTTAtcccactttctttttctttctagaagACCCAGTTGACATCCCAGGCCACATCTTCACTAGAGGAATGATCGTAGCTGTTTTGATCTCAGTGGTCATTGTGTGCCTAGTGACCGTGGGTGCCATTTATAGAGTTGACTTGGTTCTATTTTATAGACATTTCTTGGGAAGAGATGAAACCTTAACAGGTAACGAATGTCGTCATGCTGGGATTtcttattttacagttttattcagaagctatataaataaacattaatcTTCACCTCATTTTGATTATATTGTAGACATATTGGCGGTAGAAGTTTTCCATAAGAAAAATTGATCTGAACGAATCATCTGTTATGAATGTTGTCTGGGCCACTTTTTCTTGTGCTTACTTATCTGTTGCCAAAAATTGTTCTCTAATTGTTTCATGCATGTGTGTCGTGTCCTTCTAAATGCCCTGTGAGATGGTTAGGCCCAGGGACTGTGTGTCTGAATGTCATTGCTCACACTTTTTGCCATCTGGTGCCTTTACAAAGTTCACACTCAATAAAGGTCATTTCAGTTGAATtgaattgggaattccctggcagtccagtggttgagactcttgtgcttccaatgcaggggcacgggttcaatccctggtcaggggacaaagatcccatgtgccacgcggcaaggccaaaaaacaaagaattgtATTATGGTTCATTATTTTAACCTGGCAAAGGAGGCTGCATGATGTACTTGCAAGAACCTTGAAGTGCACACCAAATGACCTGAGTTCCGGTCCCCTGGATCTGCCACTTTTCATCTACTCCAACCTCTATCTGGTGACTGTCTCAGTTTCTCTATTTTTGCAGGTGACTAGAAGTCCTCAAGATTCAAAATAgctaccaaattttaaaaaatcaatctaaTCCATTGCACTTGCTTTtgtttccgtgtgtgtgtgtgtgtgtgtgtgtgtgtgtgtgtgtgtgtgtgtgtaggacaTACATAGTTCAAACACCAAAAGTCTTAGAAATTATACATGTATACTTGTCCCATGCCTgtttcccaccccatcccacatTGATAGTATATCCAAACGAATATGAATAGAGAATCTTATTTCACTCCTGTTTAAAAGACAAATCTTGGCATGCTATGTGCCCTATTCTGAACTTTGCTGTACTATACCTTGGATACCCTTCCATATTAGTTTATAAAATCTCTCATTTTTTAGGGTTGCACAGTGTTTTATTTCTGTGGATGTATTATTGTTTATTTAGTCACCgtgtgatggacatttgggttgctgaAGACCTTTTGTTATTGCAGAAATGATGTGGTGGATAACTTTTGTACAGTTACTGTTTCATATGTGTGCAGTGTAACTGAAGGAAAAATTCCCTAAAGTAGAATTACTAGAAGTGCAGAGGTGGATACAGTTGTTATTTTGATTGATATTACCAATTTGCGCTCCATATTTCTCTACTGCCTACCACCTTCAAAGGACAGgagtacatttttttctcatagcCTTACCCACAACCTTTTGGatatttgccaatctgatagatAAAAATCTGAGGGGTATCGAAGCATAGTTTTCACTTGCATTTTGCTTCCTGTGCAAAAGTATGAGCAACTTCTCATGTGTTTAAGacttatttgtatttcctttctcAAAGTACCCATTCATATTCTTTACCCATGCTTCTACTGGGTTGttgacttttttgtttgcttgctcaTTTTTAGCAGCTATTTACATTTTAGGGAGGTTAGCCTATTGTCTataatataaaatgcaaatatgattCCCAGGTTGTTGATAGTGGTGTGCTTTTGACTTTCTTGATAGTGATGTGCTACCTGGAAGACTTTTTAATGTGCAGGCATACCTTGTAGATActgcgggttcagttccagaccactgcaataaagctaaTATCGCAATAAAGTTAGTAACAcgaaatttttggtttcccagtgcatataaaaaatatgtttacaCCATAAGGTAGTGTATCAAGTGTAAAATAGAATTATgcctaaaaaacaatgtatataccaTAACTTAAATATACTTTGTTGCTAGAAAATGCTAGACATTATTTgaaccttcagcaagtcataatctttttgttgGGTCTTTTTTCGAGGGTCTGgcctcgatgttgatggctgctgactgatcagggtggtggcctCTGAAGGTTGGAGTGGCtgtgggaatttttaaaaataagacaacagtgaaatTTGCTgcattgattgactcttcctttcacaaatgatttctctgtagcgtgGGATGCTGTCTGATAGCATTTTTCCCACGGTAGACCTTCTTCCAAAactggagtcagtcctctcaaacctgctgctttatcaactaactttatgtaatattctaagtcCTTTGTTGTCATGTCAACAATCTTCACagtatcttcaccaggagtagattccatctcaggaaaacattttctttgcTCATACATTGAAAGTTTCATCGTGCAATtaagtcacatcttcaggctccacttctaattctagttctcttgctgtttccatcATAACTACAGTTACTTCTCCcatgaagtcttgaacccctcaaagtcataaaataattttcatatttttcctttgaGTTTTTATAGATTCATTATTCACATTTACAACTTCTAATTtactaatataaaaataaagaagttaaTTCACTTTGCTTTGAGCTAAATTTGTCATTAAGttatagaattatttattttctatgaaaaatattttattcttttatttaagagCATCATTGAGGTATgatcaatatataaagaactgtaCGTATTTAATGTGCGCTGTTTGATGCATTTGGAGGTGAGGATactatatttaacttttctttttcaatgatTCTGTTCCCATTTTTCAGAACTTTCGCTCAAATTTGTACTTAAATAAACCCTTATTTTCACACGAATTAAAAGAGTCAACCTTATCTCCTAGATGGGAAAACGTACGATGCTTTTGTGTCTTACCTAAAAGAATGTCGGCCCGAGAACGGAGAGGAGCACACCTTTGCTGTGGAGATTTTGCCCAGGGTGTTGGAGAAACATTTTGGGTATAAGTTATGCATATTTGAACGGGATGTGGTGCCTGGAAGAGGTAAGAAAGGAAATATCAGATAGAAAACTAGAGGAGTTTTCATCTTTAACTTCATCTTTACTTTTAGAAGATGAAGAGCTTAGCCTTACAGAAGGCTATTCTGcttgcttaaaaacaaacaaatgaagtagTCCTCTAAACCATAAATAACCAGCTAAATCAATACAAGCAGTAGTGAGAAGATGAGAAAATTGCACTGTTTCCAAAAATGACCTCTTGGGGACCTGGTCTCTTCACCTGGCTTCACAGTTCTCTGAGTCTTTGGAGAAAGGAAGTGGGCATTCCGTTCTCAGAAGCAGGTCCAGAATCATTATCATGAGGCATTTATCTAGAAATACCCCACAGTAAGAATACCTCTTTTCATGATATTTTGTACAGCAGAACCAATTCTTAATTTAATATGTGATCCTTTGGACTATAAAACAGGTTAATTCTTACcagaaaatgtttcttctttATCGCTTTAACATTGGTGAGAAAATTGAAGTAGAAATTAAGACTGATGGCAAAGGATAAATAAAAGGAGATTGGTGGTTCCTAGCATAATTTAgttgtgaaattttattttttaattaatctgtGAATACAAATGGCTGTAACACATATATTGAAGTATATTACAgttaaaatcaaagaaatttagTAACATTTCCGTGTTTTCTCTGGAAGTCTTCCAGAGCTTTGAAATCTTCCAGAGATTTGGAATCTGGTGTCAAATTATTTTGGATGCTAGCGCATCACAAATGATGCAATACAAATGTCTTCGTAGTTaccatcactcattcattcatccaacatttactgagcaccatcCTTGTGCCAAATTCTAAGCTGGGCATTTAGGACAGAGTAGGAAATAAGAAacagttgtggggtttttttttttcctcctgggttACAAATTAAGAAGGGAAAATATTacaaatcagaaatagaaaatactttttaGTAATAGATAACTTCTCAAAAGGAATAATATGCCAAATTGTCAGATGCATTCAACACTGTGATATTTTTGTGCATCACTCTTTGTATCTAAGAAGACATTCTGTCACTTACAAAGTATTTCTGCTTGACTTTACATCAATTTTATTATATTGGGGTTGGCCCagaagttcgtttgggtttttccatcagatgttacagaaaaagccaaacgaacttttgggccaacccaatatttctgttatttttctaagagtcattttaaaaacagatttcttcttagttcttaaataaaaataaagaatgtttgtATATTCGATTGTGATTAGTTTTGGCTAAGAACTCTGTCTGAGGAGGGCTAGAGGTCTAGAACAGAGATTGGCAGTCTTCCACCCACAGGTCAGGTCCATCCTGCCACTCTTATTGAAACAGCCACACACATATGTTCATGTGtgatctgtggctgcttttgagttacagcagcagagctgagtagctgtGACAAAGACTGTATGACCCgcaaaggctaaaatatttaccatctggcccctttacaggaaaaaaaaattatcaacctGCGGTCTAGAATAAtggcaggattttttaaaaaatcttttaattcaAATTTTAGCATATTCCACCATCCATGTAAAGAGGAAAGATAGTGGAATGGTTAGGAACATACACTCCAGAACCAGACCACTTGGGTTCAGGTTctggttctgccatttactagccatgtgactctgggcaagttacttaaccactctgctttggcttcttcatctgtaaaatgggggtgatcaCAATACTTTCTTCATAGGGTCattatgatgattaaatgagttaatatacataaaatatttagaagaaggCATGGCACAGAGAAAGTGCCAAGTAGGTATTCATTATATCATCGTGTAGATGATTGCTTTTTTAATAGGCATATAAAATTGAGAATTAATGGTTTATCTCAAAGAAAAACTTAAACTAGTGAATTTGAGTTAATACAAAATAGGACTGTGTGAAATGATTTTCATCTCATGCCCAccctttcagttttcttaaattaatctGCCACCTCCTGTATTTTCAGCTGTTGTTGATGAAATCCATTCATTGATAGAGAAAAGCCGAAGGCTGATCATTGTCTTGAGTAAAAGTTATATGTCTAATGAAGTCAGGTATGAACTTGAAAGTGGGCTCCATGAAGCACTAgtggaaaggaaaattaaaatcatcttaATTGAATTTACACCAGTCGGCGACTTCGCATTCTTGCCTCAATCACTGAAGCTTTTGAAATCCCACAGAGTTCTGAAGTGGCAGGCCGATAAATCTCTGTCTTATAACTCAAGGTTCTGGAAGAATCTTCTTTATCTGATGCCCGCAAAAGCAGCCAAACCATGTAGAGACGAAGCAGAAGTCTTGCCTGTTTTTTCGCAGCCCTGATCTTCAGAAAAGCTGAGCAGAAGAAAGAACTCTTGACACTCTGGGGACTGAGTGTATGAGCCTGTTGATAACGAAGGgcattattcaaatatttaactCTACTCTGTGAATGTCCTAGTCACATTCTGAAGATGAAACTTGTCATTAGGTTGCCGAGGATAAGACTAAACATTGAGCTATAGTCGTGGGCTCTCAGAAGACCCTGGAATTCAACAGAAATGGGTGTCCTGTTTCTCCCTCTTCCATAACTGGATGCAGGCACTCTGCTCAATCCCATATTCAGCAACTGGGAGACTGCACACGGTGCAGAATAACTTATGCCTTAAAATAAGGATATGTCTTTAAGAGATTTTTCATGCTAACAATTGAACTGAAGGATTTTAAGTTCACAAAGTGGCATTTCTCTATGAGCCCGTAGTTGACACAGGAACTGGAATGGTGCCTTCACGACCCCACCATAGCTTCCTACCTCTAAACACCTCTGACAGTGCCTGGGATGCGGGGTGCAGGGCGGGGGTCTGGGAGAACCGACAGGGCTGCGAGCAGAGCAGGGTGTGAGGTGTGAGCTGCTGTAACAGGGCCTCAGCCTCAGAGCATGTGCATTAATGTATCCTGGCTACAGCTGCAGGCCTACAGTTCTTGAAACCCCACCAAGATGCTGCAGAGGGCTTGCTTAATTGGACCTATCTGTGGGAACTTCTTAAAAGGAACTCAAAACAACTTTTTAATCTTTCATGCCAGACacaaattttaattcaaataatATTCTGGGTCTTTCAGAAAAATGGTCTAAAACATTTGTTGATTTTGCATAAATGTTTAGACACAGGATGGGTGCCAGATCAGATGAGTTATTCAGCAGCCAAAAAAGGATGGTCACttggttgatttttaaaagatgacagattTTAAATGCCCTTTGGTTGGAGGCAGCATGGCAGCCAAGACACTTGAGCTCAAATCCCAGGTTTACCGCCTCCTCTGTGGTCTCCGGAAACTCTGCTAACTCATCTGTGATgcggtctcctcatctgtaacattagAATTTATAAGACCTGTACAGGGGGACTAAGTGAATAAATACAAATGAAGCTCTTACAACAGTTCTTGACACAAACTTAACACTCAATAAGTGTTGGTATTGCtacttttgttattgttattaattaTCACCTAGGTCAGGTATTTAGCGGTGGAAAGAGAACAAGATCTGGAAAGGAAGGCAGTTTTGACTTGAGGCGATTCATTCTTACAGAGAAGCATAGAGGAGCAGCACATCAGCATATCTGCATTGGACGTCTGCAACTTTTCACATTGGAAGACATATATCTGTCTCCTTAGTACTGGGCCTTCTTGACGGCCTCAGAGGTCTGTTCATGAAAATCACTGAGTGAGTGATAAATAGCAGCCttacaaagaaaggaaagagctgGGTAAGTTTGGAAGGCTGGATAGAAGATATGGGCGCGGCATGAATGTTCCAGAAAAATTTAAAGCAGAGACTGTAAAACAGCTGTGGTAGTACTATCTATaaagtagataatcaacaaggacctaccgtatagcacagggaactctactgaatgttctgtaataacctatgtgggaaaagagtctaaaaaagaatggatcagGTGaatcaatcactttgctgtacacctgaaactaacacaacattgtaaatcaactatactccaatataaaattaaaaattaaataaaaaaattaaatcaggcAACTTAAATAATAAAACAGCTGTGGTAGATACTactgaaaatcaaagaaaaatgagattttCATCAGATTTTCAGTATAAGAAAGTGGTCTAATTTTTGTAGCACTTACAATTTTGCGTGCTAGTTGGATGGCTAAAAAAAGTAAAGGATTTTAATCACTAAGAAGATTTATGTGTGAAAATATATGGTCGTGAGAAATTTTATTGCTATCATCATAGTCTCTAATACATAGAatgatttgcttttcttttttattatgtatgctttaaatacattaaatgtattttgtattAAATGTGTTAAATGTGTACAGTaaatatatgctttaaaatacattaatgaaCCATTGGTCTCGtgcctttatttttgaaaaatctcgACATCTTTTTCACTTAGTTTAAAACTTCAATCCCTCAGTCACAACATATATTCCCACCTTTGTAAATGAGATATGGGTCATTCAAAATGAATGCTTAGATCTATCTTTTTTTATGTCAAATTACTTTGTACCTACCTTCTTTAAAATCCATCCAGGAGCAAAAGAAGAATTCCATTCCCTCTCACAAGGCCACCCAATGTCCAGCACAAATATTAGGTCTTCACGTGCCAGTTAACTcatgtgcatattttaaaatttaagtgccAAGCATTTCCAATCAGGACCAGTACCTAACTTTTATTGATAGAATAATGTCATTCTCTTCTATGACTTCAAATGTCCTTACACTGTGGAGTCCATTTCAGAGAATCAGTGAACAACCAGCTGTCTAAGATGTATAAAGAAACAACCCATGTATGTCTATTATATGCtggaaacatttattaaattcgAGTTATACTCTCGTAAAGCAGAGAGAGACCTTATTACCCACATATTCTAAACCCAGGAACCTGAGACACGGTCAGTCCAGGGACTTGACCTGGGTATGCATTTAGCTAGTGTGACCAGGCTGGGACAGAGAGGGGTACCGTCTCCCCTCTGGAATTGCCTGTTGCAGGGAGACGAGGTAAGTTTTGGGAGGCTGTAGGCGCTTTCCTGGGGCGGCGCCTTGTACTAGGAGGGTCTAGAACAGTCTTGCAGAGAGGAAGAAGGGCTGCTTAGGACTGGCTCGGAGGAGGTTAAAAGAGTACAAGGGCTCTTCTAGGCTACTAGGGAAAGGATGGAGGGGGAATAGCACTCAAATCCTCTGCAGGATGGAAGTGTACACGTGACTGTGGCATCCGCTGAGGTAAGGGGCGTTAAGACCCCTGAGAGGTACTAGGAACTCATCCTGAGTTGATGCTGAGTGGTTGACCAGCTGGCTGTGGAGGACTGTCAGCAAGGCACAGAGCGGGTGCACCTCCTTGCAGCCATCAACATGCTTGTCTGAACCGGGGATACTGGCAAAACCGAGTTGACTCATAGCTTTAAATACTCAGAGGAAATAGCTCATCAACCTGGCACGAGTGCACCTCCGAGGGAGGAGAGCCAGGGTTTGGGGGAAGCCATCTTTCTGAGCAGAAGCTACTCTGAGAAACGGGATCAGGAGCCAAGAAGTGGTGGCCAGGCCACAACTCTTAACAGGAAACGGGCCGTGTGCGCTGCGGGCAGGACACTGAGTGCTTCAGCCCACCTGCGGGCCGCACTGGTAGCCATCGCATGCAGGCTGGGGGTGCTGAGACCAACACCTACTTTTCTGCGAGAGGCTTGTGAAAACCAGCTTTCATCTCTTTACAGCCTACCTTGTGGTTGCACATACCATCCGGGGAATGTGATACCCCATGTAAACAATTGCTACAACTTGATGTGCAAGTTTCATAATTCATGGTGGGCATGTTAAAATCGACTTTCAAATGGGGTTTCAGGAGTCCCAGTTCTCTTCAGAGGTGCCTTAGCGACCATCCTGGGCAGTGGGCGCGTGTGTGCCtggcccctgccctctgcctACCTCCCACTCCTTCCAAATATCAGTACTTCAACAGGAGTAGTGctgcttttacccatttttatgtTGAGATTCCACCATAACAATTTTATTTGGCAAAATCAAACACCTCTGAATAGGCTATGGTTTCGATGTAATGAACGTAATCCTCCCTGGCTAGTTTAAACAGAAATAGTTATAGAATTGTTTAGAAAGGGGAAGAAATAGACTCTAGGCTATTCTTCCAAAGGTATAGTCCAAAGTCACCCACAAAAACACTGGGATGCCAAGAGCTGTTGATCCTGCCACAGACAGGAAGAAATCTCTGGAATCATGAAGATTCTGCTGCAGATGCCAGGTCGGAACCATTCTGCAGGCTGGCTGTGGAGCTGCTGAGAGCTAAAAAAAACAACTGCTTCTGTTCACCCAACTGAGTCCACCAGGAGCAACTTAGTTATTAATTTGCTTTATCCCACAATATACACAATAGCCTCAGAATGATGATAATACTAACAACGCCATCAATATTTTGTTGACTAAAAACAGTTCAAGATTTTGGGAGGACTGTTTTATCCCTTGAGAACCTCCCATTAGAATGTAAAGTCAAGTCGGTGTGTTCTAAAGTCATTTGAAATGACTCCTCTTGATGTAGTTTTGTTGACTCAGTATACAGTTAGATTTCTTTTACTGTGAGTTTTTAGGAATTGctgcttaaattttattttgttttataataatgCAAAATATTTACATCCTTCTGAGAGCAAATCTGCAAAATAAGGTATATGCAGAGAAGTCCATCTTCTGCCCTTCTTGTTCGCCCCTTCCCCACAGGTAAACTTTTCTAAAAGTGATGTTGATTTAcccttctgttttgtaatataaTTAAATAGGCATACATATTTAATCCCCCCACGTCTTACAGATAAATGGTAGTGTATTAACTACAATTTTTCCACCTTGCTTTTCCCACTCAATATATTCCAGAGATCACTCCCTAACTGTATATGGAGTTATTTCTCATTCTTACAGTTACATGGTACACCATTGTGTGGCTTGGTTATACTATAGTTTATTCAGCCAATCTCAgatgtttccagtcttttgctattacaaattatGTTGTAAAGAATTGTCTTatgcatgcatctttttttttcttttttttttttttttggccacaccgcaggcatgtgggatcttatttccctgaccagtgatcaaacctgtgctccctgcaatggaagtgcagagtcttaaccactggaccgccagggaagtccccttatgcatgcatcttttcacatttttcaagattattttggggATAGATTCCAAATGTAGAATACATGGGTCAGAGGGCAATGTGTATGTAATTTTGCTGGATATTGCCATATTCCTTTTCATAGGGGTAATATCATTTTCcgttcccatcagcaatgtaagGAGCACTAACCCCTTAGCTTTTGTCAATTCTACTGTAGCGATGTTAATCTTTTTCATCCCTGTTGTTGAAAGGTCTttacatattacaaatgacattGTGATgtaagttgcaaatatttttctttcccacttTGTCCCTTGCGTTTTTAACTTTGCTTTTGGTATTTACCCATTCCCTGATTATAGAGGAATTCACCCATACTTCCAATACTCAtatagattaatttttaaaatttaaatcttcaATCCATTTGGAATTTGTACTGGTGTGCAGGGCAAGGAATGAATCCATTGAATCATTTTTCAGATGACAGTCCAGTTACCACAATACtacttttttacttttacccACTGATTTGGGAATGCCTCTTCTAACTTATACTCAATTTCCATTTCCTATTAGATCTATTTCTGGACTATCTAGTCTATTCTATTGGTCAACTTGCTATTCATGTGGTAATACCACACTGTTTCAATTGCagagattttaaaacatattttagtaTCTTGTAGGGGTTATGTCCCCAACCTCACCCCAAAGCTCCTATTTTTCAGTGATTTCCTGACTTTTCGTGcatgtttttttcttccaaatgaacTTTATAATTAGTATGCTTAACTCCAGGGAAAAAAAACTGATGACATTTTATTGAGttcacattaaatttttaaattaatataggGGGGATCAACTTATTTTTGAGATTGCGTCTTCCTAGCCAAGAACATAGGATGTCTCTTCACTTGTTCAAATATGCATTTGGTTCATTCAggattgttttatagttttactcatAGAGATTTTGGATATTTCATGTTAAGTTTGGGCTATTTTGCTATTAAAATGGTATCTTCTCTTTGGTGATcttctaatttgtttttatttatatacacTAAGGCAATTGATTTTTCTGTTGATTTTATCATCTGCTACTTTATTATATTCTTATTGCTTGTAGCAGTTATTTAATTGattcatatcatctgcaaaaagAGATTGGggattttcctctcttctcttccaattcCAAAGCTTCTAAttgctttttcttgcttaattgcatTAGTAATTAAGCCTCCAGTGTAATGTTAATAATAGTGGATGTAGATATTcttgtctctctctgacttcagTGGGAAGCCCCTAGTGTTTCCCCACTGAGTATGACACTATTTTACATACCTACACcgtatatatactatataggtAATTAAATTAAGCACAGCTCCGTTAGTTCCAAttttatcctgattttttt of Eschrichtius robustus isolate mEscRob2 chromosome 15, mEscRob2.pri, whole genome shotgun sequence contains these proteins:
- the IL18R1 gene encoding interleukin-18 receptor 1 isoform X4, with the translated sequence MSKSVEVKKSLQVACEHGYYQKLVNRTLLYKNCEKIENNQNPFLKKNAEFKDQGYYTCMFFLLHNGKLFNVTKTFNITIVGDNSNIIPALLGPKLTHVKVELGKEVQLNCSALLNEKDVIYWNIWKKNGKDPNVHEEEGTRIRTSEGKRLASKILRIENVNENNLNFSYNCTAASEGGIDTKSFILLKKEDPVDIPGHIFTRGMIVAVLISVVIVCLVTVGAIYRVDLVLFYRHFLGRDETLTDGKTYDAFVSYLKECRPENGEEHTFAVEILPRVLEKHFGYKLCIFERDVVPGRAVVDEIHSLIEKSRRLIIVLSKSYMSNEVRYELESGLHEALVERKIKIILIEFTPVGDFAFLPQSLKLLKSHRVLKWQADKSLSYNSRFWKNLLYLMPAKAAKPCRDEAEVLPVFSQP